In the genome of Cyanobacterium sp. T60_A2020_053, one region contains:
- a CDS encoding 6-carboxytetrahydropterin synthase, with protein sequence MKCVVNRRAKFSASHRYWLRELSESENQARFGLNSRFPGHGHNYVLFVSLMGELDEYGMVQNLSNVKKVIKNEVTSQLDYSYLNDTWAEFQETLPTTENIARVIWQRLAPHLPLIDIQLYEHPQLWVNYQGKAMEATLSIQTHFSAAHRLASNQLSYEENLEIYGKCARPNGHGHNYHLEVSVTGNIDPRTGMIVDLGALQQVIDDYVVEPFDHTFLNKDISYFANTVPTAENIAFYIASLLQKPVASLGVELTKIKLIESPNNSCEIFCSQQDLNLVNSVEKVAVLA encoded by the coding sequence ATGAAATGTGTTGTCAATCGTCGAGCAAAATTTAGCGCCAGTCACCGTTATTGGCTAAGGGAATTATCAGAAAGCGAAAATCAAGCTCGTTTTGGTTTAAATAGTCGTTTTCCGGGGCATGGACATAATTATGTCTTATTCGTCTCTTTAATGGGAGAATTAGACGAATATGGTATGGTACAAAATCTTTCTAATGTCAAAAAGGTCATTAAAAATGAGGTGACAAGTCAGTTAGACTATAGTTATCTTAATGATACTTGGGCGGAATTTCAGGAAACCTTACCGACTACGGAAAATATTGCCAGAGTTATTTGGCAACGTTTAGCACCTCATTTACCGCTTATTGATATTCAATTATACGAACATCCCCAACTTTGGGTTAACTATCAAGGAAAAGCTATGGAAGCAACTTTATCTATTCAAACTCATTTCAGCGCCGCCCACCGTTTAGCTTCTAATCAGTTAAGCTATGAAGAAAACCTCGAAATATACGGCAAGTGCGCCCGCCCCAATGGTCACGGTCACAATTATCATTTAGAAGTATCGGTAACTGGCAATATTGACCCTCGCACGGGTATGATTGTTGATTTAGGGGCGCTACAACAGGTAATTGATGATTATGTGGTTGAACCTTTTGATCATACTTTCTTAAATAAAGATATTAGTTATTTTGCTAATACTGTACCTACGGCAGAAAATATCGCTTTTTATATTGCTTCTTTATTACAAAAACCTGTGGCAAGTTTAGGGGTTGAGTTAACTAAAATTAAACTCATTGAAAGTCCTAATAATTCTTGTGAAATTTTTTGCTCTCAACAGGATTTGAATTTAGTTAATTCAGTGGAAAAAGTGGCTGTTTTAGCTTAA